GCCGATCCGAAAGCAAGACTCCATTTCTTTTATGAACGTTCCTCCTACTGGGATCATCAGAAAGACAGCTATCCCATCGTCCGAATCACCGATCGCTCCCAAGTTCCGTCAGCAAAGTAGCGCGGGCGTCTCGCCTGCGGGCGCAGCCGGGGGAACGGCCGCGCTACAACTTTGCGACTTGGCGTCTTTGCGTTTAAAATGTCTTCTTCTATGCATAATCCGCAGGTGCCGGAAACTCTTGAAGGATGGTCCGTGCTCCATCACATGTTCCGGCTGAACTGGCCGGCTCTTGGGCAGCTTTCGGCTTCCGGCAGAGAAGAACTTGCGGCAGAGGCCGTCCGCTGCTTTGAGAATATTCGTGATGGCGGAACCGCTTTTGTCCATATGCTTGGCCACAAAGCTGACTTAATGCTGATTCACTTCAGAAAAACTTTTGATGATCTGAGTCAGGTGCAGCTCCAATTTCAGCAAACTCGCATCAATCATTTCGTGGAAATGACCACATCTTACGTTTCGATTGTGGAACTGGGGATGTATGAGATGACGTCCAAGATTCATCAGCAGCTTGCGGCGCGTTCGTTGAAACCGGGGAGCGAAGAATTTGAGCGCGCATTC
This genomic stretch from bacterium harbors:
- a CDS encoding heme-dependent peroxidase, with amino-acid sequence MSSSMHNPQVPETLEGWSVLHHMFRLNWPALGQLSASGREELAAEAVRCFENIRDGGTAFVHMLGHKADLMLIHFRKTFDDLSQVQLQFQQTRINHFVEMTTSYVSIVELGMYEMTSKIHQQLAARSLKPGSEEFERAFDDEMEQQKSRVMGRLFPEIPTRRYVCFYPMNKRRGEHKNWYREEFSRRGNMMLEHGIVGRHYSGRVTQIISGSIGFDDWEWGVDLFADDPLVFKKLIYEMRFDEASAVYAEFGPFYIGLQFDSRNFLALLEGRTPSLTA